In Lachnospiraceae bacterium, one DNA window encodes the following:
- a CDS encoding phosphoglycerate kinase translates to MLNKKSIDDINVKGRRVLVRCDFNVPLKNGEITDETRIVAALPTIQKLINDGAKVILCSHLGKVKNGPNEGESLAPVAKRLSEKLGKEVVFVSDYNVTGEAATKAVEAMKEGDVVLLQNTRFRGAEETKNGEEFSKELADLADDYVCDAFGSSHRAHASVAGVTKFITAKGGSNVVGYLMQKEIDFLGNAVENPVRPFVAILGGAKVADKLNVISNLLEKCDTLIIGGGMAFTFLKAEGKEIGKSLVDDTKLDYCKEMMEKAQKLGKKLLLPVDAVVAASFPDPIDAEIPVENVSVDAIPNDKMGLDIGVESAKLYAEAVKNAKTVVWNGPMGVFENPVLAKGTIAVAQALADTDATTIIGGGDSAAAVNQLGFADKMSHISTGGGASLEFLEGKELPGVAAADDK, encoded by the coding sequence ATGTTAAACAAGAAATCTATTGATGATATCAATGTAAAGGGAAGAAGAGTTTTAGTCCGCTGCGACTTCAACGTACCGTTAAAGAATGGCGAGATCACAGATGAGACCCGTATTGTAGCAGCTCTGCCAACTATCCAGAAGCTGATCAATGATGGTGCAAAGGTTATCCTGTGCTCCCACTTAGGAAAAGTTAAAAATGGTCCTAACGAAGGTGAGTCTTTAGCTCCTGTAGCAAAGAGACTGTCTGAGAAATTAGGCAAGGAAGTTGTTTTCGTATCTGATTACAATGTAACCGGCGAAGCAGCTACCAAGGCTGTAGAGGCTATGAAGGAAGGCGATGTGGTTCTTCTGCAGAATACACGTTTCCGCGGCGCTGAAGAGACTAAGAATGGCGAAGAGTTCAGCAAGGAACTGGCTGATCTGGCTGATGACTATGTATGCGATGCATTTGGTTCTTCCCATAGAGCACATGCTTCTGTAGCAGGCGTTACCAAGTTCATCACTGCAAAGGGTGGCTCCAACGTAGTTGGTTACTTAATGCAGAAAGAGATCGATTTCTTAGGAAATGCAGTTGAAAATCCAGTAAGACCTTTCGTTGCTATTTTAGGCGGCGCTAAGGTTGCTGATAAGTTAAATGTTATCTCCAATCTCCTTGAAAAGTGCGATACACTGATCATCGGTGGCGGTATGGCATTTACCTTCTTAAAGGCTGAAGGCAAAGAGATCGGTAAATCTTTAGTAGACGATACTAAGTTAGATTACTGCAAGGAAATGATGGAAAAGGCGCAGAAGCTTGGTAAGAAGCTTTTACTTCCTGTAGATGCTGTAGTAGCAGCTTCCTTCCCGGATCCTATTGATGCTGAGATCCCTGTAGAGAATGTTTCTGTAGACGCTATCCCAAATGACAAAATGGGTCTGGATATCGGTGTAGAAAGTGCAAAGCTGTATGCTGAGGCTGTTAAGAACGCTAAGACTGTTGTTTGGAACGGACCGATGGGCGTATTTGAAAATCCTGTTCTTGCAAAGGGAACCATTGCAGTAGCTCAGGCTTTAGCTGATACGGATGCAACCACTATTATCGGCGGTGGTGACTCTGCAGCAGCAGTAAATCAGTTAGGATTTGCTGATAAGATGAGCCACATCTCTACCGGCGGCGGTGCTTCCCTGGAATTCCTGGAAGGAAAGGAACTGCCAGGCGTAGCTGCAGCAGATGATAAATAA
- a CDS encoding tyrosine phenol-lyase, translating into MDMMKFAPEPFKIKMVENMARLDKEERKQAIKTAGYNTFLLKSEECFIDLLTDSGTNAMSDHQWAGLMLGDEAYGGSRNFYHLEETVRELFGFKYVVPTHQGRGAENILSSLTIKPGDYVPGNMYFTTTRFHQERNGATFRDVIIDEAHDPSAILDFKGNIDLNKFQALIDEVGAEHIPYICLAVTVNLAGGQPVSMANIKAVSELAHKYGIKVMYDATRCVENAYFIKTREPGYENKTIKEIVHEMFSYGDGCTMSGKKDCLTNIGGFLCMNDHDLYVRATGMVVQFEGMPSYGGMAGRDMEAMAIGLRESMNFDYISHRVNQIRYLGEKLDAAGVPMVKPYGGHAIFVDARAFLDHLNQEEDFPAQALSAAIYEFSGVRTMERGIISAGRDPHTRENHVPKLETVRLTIPRRVYTYAHLDYVADAIIGLYERRHDISGLKWVYEPEVLRFFTGRFEPKNGELIKGF; encoded by the coding sequence ATGGATATGATGAAATTTGCACCGGAGCCTTTCAAGATCAAAATGGTAGAAAACATGGCACGTTTAGACAAAGAAGAGCGTAAACAGGCGATCAAAACTGCTGGCTACAATACATTCTTGTTAAAGTCTGAAGAATGCTTTATCGACCTTTTAACTGATTCCGGAACCAATGCAATGAGTGATCATCAGTGGGCTGGTCTTATGTTAGGTGACGAAGCTTACGGCGGATCCCGCAACTTCTATCACCTGGAAGAGACCGTTCGTGAACTGTTTGGCTTTAAATATGTAGTTCCTACTCATCAGGGACGCGGTGCAGAGAACATTCTTTCCTCTCTGACTATTAAGCCAGGCGACTATGTTCCAGGCAACATGTATTTTACTACTACCCGCTTCCATCAGGAACGCAATGGTGCTACATTCCGTGATGTTATCATTGACGAGGCTCATGATCCAAGTGCGATCCTTGACTTCAAGGGTAACATTGACTTAAATAAATTCCAGGCACTGATCGATGAAGTTGGCGCAGAGCATATTCCTTATATCTGCCTGGCTGTTACTGTAAATCTGGCAGGCGGACAGCCTGTTTCCATGGCTAACATTAAAGCTGTTTCTGAACTGGCTCATAAATACGGGATCAAGGTTATGTACGATGCTACCCGCTGCGTTGAAAATGCATACTTCATCAAGACCCGTGAACCTGGCTACGAGAACAAGACCATCAAAGAGATCGTTCATGAAATGTTCTCCTATGGCGATGGCTGTACAATGTCCGGCAAGAAAGACTGCTTAACCAACATCGGCGGATTCCTGTGTATGAACGATCATGACCTGTACGTTCGCGCAACCGGAATGGTTGTACAGTTTGAGGGAATGCCTTCTTACGGTGGTATGGCAGGAAGAGATATGGAAGCAATGGCTATTGGCCTTCGTGAATCCATGAACTTTGATTACATCAGCCACCGTGTAAACCAGATCCGTTACCTTGGAGAAAAATTAGACGCTGCAGGTGTTCCAATGGTTAAACCTTACGGCGGACATGCGATCTTCGTAGATGCAAGGGCATTCTTAGATCACTTAAATCAGGAAGAAGACTTCCCGGCTCAGGCACTCTCCGCAGCTATCTACGAGTTCTCCGGCGTTCGTACAATGGAGCGCGGCATCATCTCTGCAGGACGTGACCCACATACCCGTGAAAACCACGTTCCGAAACTGGAAACTGTTCGTCTTACCATTCCACGCCGTGTTTATACATATGCTCATCTGGATTACGTTGCTGACGCTATCATCGGTCTGTATGAAAGAAGACATGACATCAGCGGTCTGAAATGGGTTTACGAACCAGAAGTTCTCCGCTTCTTCACCGGACGCTTCGAGCCAAAGAACGGCGAACTTATTAAGGGATTCTAA
- a CDS encoding GntR family transcriptional regulator, whose amino-acid sequence MPEKIVKQTLSEQIYNILKEDILCGRILMGDKLTNRELQERFQVSSTPVRDAINRLSKDGLTQEVSKSGAQLITFDYSYANELNDFITFLASKAVMLSGTESDQKTLVEKLLMYEEEMARAKTSIEYFEADFRYHKVFFDYCGNRFMKETYKQYNFIRTLLIRFAIRTEEERELGIAQHRNITKVYQSGDYKKARILMEQHYQSGMQLAREHYQEGNAFKEDKK is encoded by the coding sequence ATGCCCGAAAAAATTGTCAAGCAGACACTTAGTGAACAGATCTATAATATTTTGAAGGAAGATATTCTGTGTGGCAGGATTTTAATGGGCGATAAGCTTACTAATAGGGAACTTCAGGAGCGGTTTCAGGTTTCATCCACACCAGTGCGTGATGCCATCAACCGACTTTCAAAAGATGGACTGACTCAGGAAGTATCAAAAAGCGGAGCACAGCTTATCACCTTCGATTATTCCTATGCCAACGAACTTAATGACTTTATCACTTTTTTAGCCAGTAAAGCGGTGATGCTTTCCGGAACAGAGTCGGATCAGAAAACTCTGGTGGAAAAGCTTTTGATGTATGAAGAAGAAATGGCAAGAGCTAAAACATCAATAGAATATTTTGAGGCAGATTTCCGCTATCACAAAGTTTTTTTTGATTATTGCGGTAATCGTTTTATGAAAGAAACTTATAAACAATACAATTTTATCCGGACTCTTCTGATCCGTTTTGCCATCCGTACAGAAGAAGAGAGGGAACTGGGGATCGCACAGCACAGGAACATCACTAAGGTGTACCAGTCCGGGGATTATAAAAAAGCAAGAATACTCATGGAACAGCATTACCAGTCCGGCATGCAGTTAGCCAGAGAGCATTACCAGGAAGGAAATGCTTTTAAAGAAGATAAGAAATGA
- a CDS encoding DegV family protein → MRTAIATDSNSGITQEQAEKLGIYVLPMPFMINGEMFYEGVNLTHEEFFRQMEEGADITTSQPSPGEVTDFWDKLLKEYDEILYIPMSGGLSGSCQTAIMLSDDYDGKVQVVNNQRISVTQEQSALDARDLAAKGYEAAQIKEILERVKYESSIYITLTTLKYLKKGGRITPAAAALGTLLRIKPVLTIQGEKLDAFSKARTAKQARSIMLTALAKDLDERFHDKNAEHTYLEIAHTCNEEDAKELEAALKEQYPGADITMAPLSLSIACHIGPGSLAVACSGKLKELE, encoded by the coding sequence ATGAGAACAGCGATCGCTACGGACAGCAACAGCGGTATTACACAGGAGCAGGCAGAAAAATTAGGGATTTACGTGCTGCCTATGCCTTTTATGATCAATGGGGAAATGTTTTATGAAGGTGTAAATCTGACCCATGAAGAATTTTTCAGACAGATGGAAGAAGGAGCAGATATCACCACTTCCCAGCCATCACCGGGAGAAGTAACTGACTTCTGGGATAAGCTGTTAAAGGAATATGATGAGATCCTTTATATTCCTATGTCCGGTGGTTTAAGCGGTTCCTGCCAGACTGCTATTATGTTATCAGATGATTATGACGGCAAGGTACAGGTTGTAAACAACCAGCGTATTTCCGTTACTCAGGAGCAGTCTGCATTAGATGCCAGAGACCTGGCTGCAAAGGGCTATGAGGCAGCACAGATCAAAGAAATCTTAGAGCGGGTTAAGTATGAGAGCAGTATTTATATTACCCTTACCACTTTAAAATATCTGAAAAAGGGTGGACGTATCACTCCGGCTGCAGCTGCACTGGGAACTTTGCTGCGTATTAAGCCTGTTTTGACCATTCAGGGCGAAAAGTTAGATGCTTTTTCAAAGGCACGTACTGCAAAGCAGGCAAGGTCCATTATGCTCACAGCCCTTGCTAAGGATCTGGATGAGCGTTTCCATGACAAGAATGCAGAACATACTTACCTGGAGATTGCCCATACCTGCAATGAAGAAGATGCAAAAGAGCTGGAAGCAGCTTTAAAAGAGCAGTATCCGGGAGCAGACATCACCATGGCACCTCTTTCTTTAAGCATTGCCTGTCATATTGGACCAGGAAGCCTTGCAGTAGCCTGCTCCGGTAAGTTAAAGGAGCTGGAATAG
- the tpiA gene encoding triose-phosphate isomerase — MARKKIIAGNWKMNMTPSEAVALVNELKPLVVNDDVDVVFCVPAIDIIPAMEAAKGTNIQIGAENMYFEEKGAYTGEISPNMLNDAGVKYVIIGHSERREYFAETDETVNKKVLKAFEHGITPIVCCGESLTQREQGITIDWIRQQIKIAFLNVTADQAKTAVIAYEPIWAIGTGKVATTEQAEEVCAAIRACIGEIYDEATAQAIRIQYGGSVSAASAPELFAQPDIDGGLVGGASLKPDFGKIVNYNR, encoded by the coding sequence ATGGCAAGAAAGAAGATCATCGCAGGCAACTGGAAGATGAACATGACACCTTCTGAGGCAGTTGCTCTTGTAAATGAATTAAAACCATTAGTAGTAAATGATGATGTAGATGTAGTATTCTGTGTACCGGCTATTGATATTATCCCGGCAATGGAAGCAGCAAAGGGAACCAACATCCAGATTGGTGCTGAGAACATGTATTTTGAGGAAAAGGGTGCTTATACAGGCGAGATTTCCCCTAATATGTTAAATGATGCAGGCGTTAAGTACGTTATCATCGGCCATTCTGAGAGAAGAGAGTACTTTGCAGAAACAGATGAGACAGTGAACAAGAAAGTATTAAAGGCTTTTGAGCATGGAATTACTCCTATTGTCTGCTGCGGTGAGTCTTTAACCCAGAGAGAGCAGGGCATTACCATTGACTGGATCCGTCAGCAGATCAAAATCGCTTTCTTAAATGTAACAGCAGATCAGGCAAAGACAGCTGTTATCGCCTATGAACCGATCTGGGCTATTGGAACCGGTAAGGTAGCTACCACAGAGCAGGCAGAAGAAGTATGCGCAGCAATCCGTGCATGCATCGGCGAGATCTATGATGAGGCAACTGCACAGGCCATCCGTATCCAGTACGGTGGTTCTGTATCCGCAGCAAGTGCACCGGAGCTGTTTGCACAGCCAGATATCGACGGCGGTCTGGTAGGCGGTGCTTCCTTAAAGCCAGATTTTGGAAAAATTGTTAATTACAACAGATAA
- the gpmI gene encoding 2,3-bisphosphoglycerate-independent phosphoglycerate mutase, which produces MSKKPVVLMILDGYGLNDNCEHNAVCEGKTPVMDQLMSQCPFVKGQASGLAVGLPEGQMGNSEVGHLNMGAGRVVYQELTRITKAINDGDFFNVPEFLTAVENCKKNNSALHLFGLVSTGGVHSHLNHIYGLLELAKRNGLEKVYVHCFLDGRDTPPESGKEFVTELEAKMAELGTGKVASVMGRYYAMDRDKRWDRVELAYKALTKGEGNTAVSATEGIQASYDAGKSDEFVVPFTVTENGKPLATINDGDSVIFFNFRPDRAREITHAFCDDDFDGFPREKKLDLVYVCFTDYDETITNKLVAFKKESITNTFGEFLAANGKKQVRIAETEKYAHVTFFFNGGVEEPNEGEDRILVPSPKEVATYDLKPEMSAYGVCDKLTEAIKSGKYDVIIINFANPDMVGHTGVEAAAIKAIEVVDECVGRAVEALKEVNGVMFICADHGNAEQLVDYETGEPYTAHTTNPVPFILVNADADMKLREGGALCDIAPTLIELMGMEQPKEMTGKSLILRK; this is translated from the coding sequence ATGAGCAAGAAACCAGTAGTATTAATGATCCTGGACGGCTATGGACTGAATGATAACTGTGAGCACAACGCAGTATGCGAAGGAAAAACTCCTGTTATGGATCAGTTAATGAGCCAGTGTCCATTTGTTAAAGGCCAGGCAAGCGGCCTTGCAGTAGGACTTCCGGAAGGACAGATGGGTAACTCCGAGGTAGGACATTTAAACATGGGCGCAGGCCGTGTTGTATACCAGGAGCTGACCAGAATTACCAAGGCTATTAACGATGGTGATTTCTTTAACGTACCAGAATTTTTAACAGCAGTAGAAAATTGCAAGAAAAACAATTCTGCCCTGCACCTGTTTGGCCTGGTATCTACAGGTGGTGTACACAGCCATTTAAATCATATTTACGGCCTGTTAGAGCTGGCAAAGAGAAATGGCCTGGAAAAGGTATATGTACACTGCTTCTTAGACGGCCGTGATACACCACCGGAATCCGGCAAGGAATTTGTTACTGAGCTGGAAGCAAAGATGGCGGAGCTTGGCACAGGTAAAGTGGCATCTGTTATGGGCCGTTATTATGCAATGGATCGTGATAAGAGATGGGACCGTGTAGAGTTAGCTTACAAAGCGCTTACAAAGGGTGAAGGAAATACAGCAGTAAGTGCAACAGAAGGCATCCAGGCTTCCTATGATGCAGGAAAGTCTGATGAGTTCGTTGTACCATTTACAGTGACTGAAAACGGAAAGCCACTGGCAACGATCAATGATGGCGATTCTGTTATCTTCTTCAACTTCCGTCCGGACCGTGCAAGAGAGATCACCCATGCATTCTGCGATGATGATTTTGACGGTTTTCCAAGAGAGAAGAAGTTAGATCTGGTATATGTATGCTTTACTGATTACGATGAGACCATTACCAATAAGCTGGTTGCATTTAAGAAGGAATCCATTACCAATACCTTTGGTGAATTCCTGGCAGCAAACGGCAAGAAGCAGGTAAGAATCGCCGAGACTGAGAAATATGCTCACGTTACCTTCTTCTTTAACGGTGGCGTAGAGGAGCCAAACGAAGGGGAAGACCGCATTCTGGTTCCTTCTCCAAAGGAAGTTGCTACTTACGACTTAAAGCCGGAAATGAGTGCTTACGGTGTATGCGACAAGCTGACTGAAGCCATCAAGTCTGGTAAATATGATGTGATCATCATTAACTTTGCTAATCCGGATATGGTTGGCCATACCGGAGTAGAAGCAGCTGCCATTAAGGCAATTGAAGTAGTAGATGAGTGTGTAGGCCGCGCTGTAGAGGCTTTAAAGGAAGTAAACGGCGTTATGTTCATCTGTGCTGACCACGGTAATGCAGAGCAGTTGGTAGATTATGAAACAGGTGAACCATACACCGCTCATACTACTAATCCGGTTCCATTTATCCTGGTAAATGCAGACGCTGACATGAAGCTTCGTGAAGGCGGCGCATTGTGTGATATTGCCCCGACCCTGATCGAATTAATGGGTATGGAGCAGCCTAAAGAAATGACTGGTAAGTCACTGATCCTTAGAAAGTAA
- a CDS encoding ATP-binding protein — MNKEKWYEKLKTRGQSITVPMTLLMIAVAVIPLLLQTWILIGSFKQNQIEARGIEIQNQCVILSNRMTRSGYLTADKTNNVSLDAQMQTIADLYNGRIVIVNSSYKIMTDTFNLSTGKYYISEEVIRCFKGEISNRFNKDAGYFYQTIPVYNPADDKKIQGVIAVTASMENVASVTKRVKSSAQLFFMCMALMAVLFSIVSAYFLVKPFKRLLRSFDRVAQGDLDADIREDAYSETRQMSHAVQKSLRKLKAVDQSRQEFVSNVSHELKTPITSIRVLADSLMGMEEVPVELYREFMSDISDEIDRESQIIEDLLTLVRMDKSAESQMKISQVHINHELEMILKRLRPIAKRSNVELILESIREVTADVDKVKLNLAVTNLVENAIKYNVDSGWVRVTLDADHKYFYVKVADSGIGIPEDSVDHIFERFFRVDKARSREVGGTGLGLSITKNVIQMHHGVIDVESTQGEGTTFSMRIPLNYVSRQEERS, encoded by the coding sequence TTGAATAAAGAAAAATGGTATGAAAAGCTGAAAACAAGGGGACAGAGCATTACTGTCCCCATGACGCTTTTAATGATCGCAGTGGCGGTCATCCCGCTGTTGCTGCAGACCTGGATACTCATAGGCTCTTTTAAACAGAACCAGATAGAGGCCAGAGGCATTGAGATACAGAATCAGTGTGTGATCTTAAGCAACCGAATGACCCGTTCAGGGTATCTGACAGCAGATAAGACCAATAATGTCAGCCTGGATGCTCAGATGCAGACGATCGCAGATCTGTATAACGGACGTATTGTTATCGTCAACAGCAGTTATAAGATCATGACAGATACCTTTAATCTGTCAACAGGAAAATATTATATATCTGAAGAAGTCATACGCTGTTTTAAGGGAGAGATAAGCAACAGGTTTAATAAAGATGCCGGTTATTTTTATCAGACCATTCCTGTTTATAATCCGGCTGATGATAAAAAAATCCAGGGAGTGATAGCAGTGACAGCTTCCATGGAAAATGTGGCTTCCGTGACCAAGCGTGTAAAAAGCAGCGCACAGCTGTTTTTCATGTGTATGGCTTTAATGGCAGTTCTTTTCTCTATAGTGTCAGCTTACTTCCTGGTAAAGCCCTTTAAGCGGCTTTTGCGTTCCTTTGACCGGGTGGCACAGGGGGATCTGGATGCAGATATCAGGGAAGATGCTTACAGCGAAACAAGACAGATGTCCCATGCTGTGCAGAAGTCCCTTCGCAAACTGAAGGCTGTGGACCAGTCCCGTCAGGAGTTTGTTTCCAATGTGTCCCATGAGTTAAAAACACCGATCACGTCCATTCGTGTGCTGGCAGATTCCCTTATGGGAATGGAAGAGGTGCCGGTGGAACTGTACCGGGAGTTTATGTCTGATATTTCTGATGAGATCGACAGGGAAAGCCAGATCATAGAAGATCTGCTTACTTTAGTCCGCATGGATAAATCAGCAGAAAGCCAGATGAAAATTTCACAGGTGCATATTAATCACGAACTGGAAATGATCTTAAAGAGACTGCGGCCTATTGCCAAGCGCAGCAATGTGGAACTGATCTTAGAGAGCATCAGGGAAGTTACAGCAGATGTAGACAAGGTGAAGCTGAACCTGGCAGTGACCAATCTGGTGGAAAATGCAATTAAATATAATGTGGATTCCGGATGGGTGCGGGTGACACTGGATGCTGACCATAAATACTTTTACGTGAAGGTTGCAGATTCTGGTATTGGTATACCGGAGGACAGTGTAGATCACATTTTTGAGCGTTTCTTCCGTGTGGATAAAGCACGTTCCAGAGAGGTTGGCGGTACCGGACTGGGGCTTTCTATTACTAAAAATGTAATACAGATGCATCATGGTGTGATCGATGTGGAAAGTACGCAGGGAGAAGGGACTACCTTCAGCATGCGTATTCCTTTAAATTATGTATCAAGACAGGAGGAACGTTCATGA
- a CDS encoding alanine:cation symporter family protein, giving the protein MIIKLVGAVNDLLWGDLIILEFSGGDIQFGLSLLVLILIPAGLYFTFKTRFLPFRLFPEMIRVTLEKDETKKDENSISGVQALIVATATRVGMGNLAGVVAAISFGGAGAVFWMWLTALIGSSSSFIESTLAQIYKEKDPLYGGYRGGPAYVMDRIRLVTKIKREDAFVKNVKEEAEYVADDEQTYYTRGCKYGLLGTAFALSGLLCWAGISQVIGNSVTTSFQNAFGIPQVATALVLVAMSAVIVLRKNATVKVLDMVVPVMAGAYFLVTLFVIFKNITLLPSVIGNIFSQAFGIRQFAGGGLGVIVMNGVKRGLFSNEAGSGSAPCAAAAAEVSHPVKQGLIQALGVFIDTLVICSCSAFLMLLAPAEKIEGLMGMDLLQAAMNHHLGYAGVVFIAVVLFLFSFSTFLGILYYARCNVSYVFGDTWTAQTGYKIFLLIMLFIGGVAAYEFVWELGDLGVGLMTVFNMIAIVPLSGQAINALKDYETNYKKKKI; this is encoded by the coding sequence ATGATCATCAAACTTGTGGGAGCTGTCAACGATCTGTTATGGGGAGATTTGATTATTCTGGAATTCTCAGGGGGAGATATCCAGTTTGGACTTTCACTTCTGGTACTGATCCTTATTCCAGCAGGATTATACTTCACCTTTAAAACCAGATTTCTTCCATTCCGCCTGTTCCCGGAAATGATCCGGGTCACATTGGAAAAAGATGAAACAAAAAAAGACGAAAACTCTATATCTGGTGTTCAGGCACTTATCGTTGCTACTGCTACCCGCGTAGGTATGGGAAACTTAGCCGGTGTTGTTGCTGCTATCTCATTTGGCGGCGCTGGAGCTGTTTTCTGGATGTGGCTGACCGCACTCATTGGCTCTTCCAGCAGTTTTATCGAATCCACGCTGGCACAGATCTACAAAGAAAAGGATCCTCTCTACGGCGGTTATCGCGGCGGTCCGGCTTACGTAATGGACCGTATCCGACTGGTGACAAAAATCAAACGAGAAGATGCTTTCGTAAAGAACGTAAAAGAAGAAGCCGAATATGTGGCAGATGATGAACAGACTTATTACACCCGTGGCTGTAAATACGGTCTCTTAGGGACCGCATTCGCACTCTCCGGACTGCTTTGCTGGGCTGGTATCAGTCAGGTGATCGGAAACTCCGTTACCACTTCCTTCCAGAATGCATTCGGTATCCCGCAGGTTGCAACCGCTCTCGTACTGGTAGCTATGTCCGCAGTCATCGTTCTTCGCAAAAATGCAACTGTTAAGGTTTTAGACATGGTAGTTCCTGTTATGGCAGGTGCTTACTTCTTAGTAACTCTGTTCGTTATCTTCAAAAACATTACACTGCTTCCATCTGTTATAGGAAACATTTTCTCCCAGGCATTTGGTATCAGACAGTTTGCCGGCGGCGGACTTGGTGTGATCGTTATGAACGGAGTAAAGCGCGGACTTTTCTCAAATGAAGCAGGAAGCGGTTCTGCTCCATGTGCTGCAGCGGCAGCAGAAGTCAGCCATCCGGTAAAGCAGGGTCTCATACAGGCACTTGGCGTATTTATAGATACGTTAGTGATCTGCAGCTGTTCCGCATTCCTGATGCTTTTAGCTCCGGCTGAAAAAATCGAAGGTCTTATGGGAATGGATCTTTTACAGGCAGCTATGAACCATCACCTTGGATATGCAGGTGTTGTATTTATCGCAGTTGTACTTTTCCTGTTCAGCTTTTCCACTTTCCTTGGCATTCTTTATTATGCCCGCTGCAACGTATCTTACGTTTTCGGTGATACATGGACAGCTCAGACAGGATATAAGATTTTTTTACTTATCATGCTCTTTATCGGCGGTGTGGCAGCCTATGAATTTGTCTGGGAACTCGGCGACCTTGGCGTAGGCCTTATGACAGTATTTAATATGATCGCGATCGTCCCACTCTCCGGCCAGGCCATCAATGCCTTAAAGGATTACGAAACCAATTATAAGAAGAAAAAAATATAA
- the gap gene encoding type I glyceraldehyde-3-phosphate dehydrogenase, producing the protein MAVKVAINGFGRIGRLAFRQMFGAEGYEVVAINDLTDPKMLAHLLKYDTAQGGYAGHIGEGKHTVEAGEDSITVDGKKITIYKEPKAADLPWGELGVDVVLECTGFYTSKEKAQAHIDAGAKKVVISAPAGNDLKTIVYSVNEKTLTAEDTIISAASCTTNCLAPMAKALNDYAPIQSGIMSTIHAYTGDQMILDGPHRKGDLRRARAGAANIVPNSTGAAKAIGLVIPELNGKLIGSAQRVPVPTGSTTILTAVVKKADVTKEEINAAMKAAASESFGYNEDPIVSSDVIGMRFGSLFDATQTMVSHIADDLYEVQVVSWYDNENSYTSQMVRTIKYFAELA; encoded by the coding sequence ATGGCAGTAAAAGTTGCAATTAATGGTTTCGGACGTATTGGACGTCTGGCTTTCCGTCAGATGTTCGGAGCAGAGGGTTACGAGGTAGTAGCAATCAATGACTTAACCGATCCTAAGATGTTAGCACATCTGTTAAAGTATGATACAGCACAGGGTGGATATGCTGGACACATTGGTGAAGGCAAGCACACTGTAGAGGCTGGAGAAGATTCAATCACAGTTGACGGCAAGAAGATCACTATCTACAAAGAGCCAAAGGCTGCTGACCTTCCATGGGGCGAGCTTGGCGTAGATGTAGTATTAGAGTGCACTGGCTTCTATACTTCTAAGGAAAAAGCACAGGCTCATATTGATGCAGGTGCTAAGAAGGTTGTTATTTCAGCACCAGCTGGAAACGACTTAAAGACCATCGTTTACTCTGTAAATGAGAAGACTCTGACAGCAGAAGATACCATCATCTCCGCTGCATCCTGCACCACCAACTGCTTAGCACCTATGGCTAAGGCATTAAATGACTACGCTCCGATCCAGAGCGGTATCATGAGCACCATTCATGCTTACACCGGCGACCAGATGATCCTTGACGGACCACACAGAAAGGGCGACTTAAGAAGAGCACGTGCAGGCGCAGCTAACATCGTTCCTAACTCTACTGGTGCAGCTAAGGCAATCGGTCTGGTTATCCCAGAGCTGAACGGCAAGCTGATCGGTTCCGCACAGCGTGTACCTGTACCAACCGGTTCTACCACAATCTTAACAGCTGTTGTTAAGAAGGCAGACGTAACCAAGGAAGAGATCAATGCTGCTATGAAGGCTGCTGCATCTGAGTCCTTCGGATACAACGAGGATCCGATCGTATCTTCTGATGTTATCGGTATGAGATTTGGTTCTCTGTTTGATGCAACCCAGACTATGGTTTCCCATATCGCTGATGATCTGTATGAAGTACAGGTTGTTTCATGGTATGACAACGAGAATTCTTACACCAGCCAGATGGTAAGAACTATCAAGTACTTCGCTGAGTTAGCATAA